The Pukyongia salina genome segment CGAAATGCCGCTAAGAAGGCCATAGAAGAAACTTTCGGAAACGAATATAGCCATCCGCGCAATTACAAAGGAAAGGCTAAAGGGGCGCAGGAAGCTCATGAAGCGATTCGTCCTACAGATATGGGACGTCCATCCATTAGCGGTGACAGGGACCAGGAGCGTCTCTACGATCTCATCTGGAAAAGGACCATTGCCTCTCAGATGAGTGATGCCAAGTTGGAACGGACAAATGTGAAAATAGGCGTACATGCAAGTGAAGTAGTGGAGGAGCAGTTTGCGGCCAATGGTGAAATGATCAAGTTCGATGGTTTTCTAAAAGTGTATCTGGAGGGAACAGATTTTGAAGATGAGGAACAAGATGGAATGTTGCCAAAACTCGTGATTGGCGATGCACTTACTAACAATTATATAACCGCCACACAGCGTTATACACGGCCAGCTTACCGTTATACTGAGGCATCTCTTGTAAAACAACTTGAGGAGCTGGGAATAGGGCGACCATCTACCTATGCACCAACCATTTCAACGATCATTAGCAGGAACTATGTGGAGAAAGGCACTGTGGAAGGAGTGGAGCGAAAGTATATCCAGCTTACCCTGGAAGATTCTCAGGTAGAGGCTAAGACACTTACCGAAACTGTGGGAAGTGATAAAGGTAAATTGGTGCCTACAGATATTGGGATGATCGTGAACGATTTCCTGGTAGATCATTTTGGTGATATTCTGGATTACAATTTCACGGCAAAGGTAGAGGAGGATTTTGATGATATTGCCGAAGGCAAGGAAGAATGGACCTCTATGATGAAAGATTTTTATGCAAAATTTCATCCACATGTAGAGGACGTTCAGGAAAATGCAGATAGGGAAAGTGGTGAGAGGATATTGGGAGACGATCCCGAAACAGGGAAACCTGTCCTTGTAAGATTAGGTAAATTCGGGCCTATGGCCCAAATTGGCGCACCTGATGATGAGGATAAGAAATTTGCCAGCTTACGCCCCGACCAGCAATTACACCTGGTAACTTTCGAAGAGGTTATGGATCTCTTTAAGCTGCCAAAGACCCTGGGAGTATATGATGGGGAAGAGATAGAGGTGAATAACGGGCGTTATGGCCCTTATGTTCGTTTTGGGAAAAAGTTTATCTCCCTGCCAAAAGGTATGGATCCACTGGATGTTACCATGGATGAGGCCAAAAGAATGATAGAAGAAAAGAAAAAGGCAGATGCACCTATATATATGTATGAAGGTTTGCCGGTTCAGAAAGGGAAAGGAAGATTTGGGCCATTTATAAAATGGAACAATATGTTCATCAATGTGAACAAGAAATACGATTTCGATGATCTATCTGAAGCTGATATCATCGAACTGATAGAAGATAAGAAGCAGAAAGAGATCGATAAGCTGATCAATGAATGGCCGGATGAAGGCATTAGGATCGAAAAAGCCCGTTGGGGAAGATTTAACCTTATAAAGGGAAAAACAAAGGTGGAATTACCCAAATCGACCAAGGCAGAAAAGATCACCCTGGATGAGGCGAAGGATTTGCTTGACAAGAAATCACCCAAAAAGAAAACTACACGGAAGAAGAAAACCACCACTAAGAAAAAATGATAGAGTTTCTTTCACCTGTCTCCAAGCAGGTTTTAGCACACCGCGAAATATTACCGGAGGGTGTCCTTGGAAAACAAATAAAGATACATTCTAAAGAAGGATCGCTACCGGCCATGGATAAGGCTGGGTTTGCACTACTGGGAGTACTTGAGAACCGTAATGATGTAGATTATATTGGTACCGAGGTAGACCTGGATGCTTTCCGAAAGTCGTTATATGCTTTATATCCCGGAAATTGGAACCGCGAGATCGTTGATCTTGGGGATATTAAGAAGGGAGATACCGTGGAGGACACCTATTTTGCAGTTCGAACCGTGGTAGAAGCCTTGCTGAAAAACAAGATCATACCTATAATATTGGGTGGCAGCCAGGATTGTGCTTACGCACAGTACCGCGCCTACGATAATAGCGGAAGTATGGTGAATATGGTGAATGTAGATAGCAATTTCGATCTTGGAGATGCCGAAAAGCCTATATCCAATAAATCTTATGTTGGTAAGATCATTGTAGATAAGCCTTACAATCTATTCAATTACAGCGCTCTGGGGTACCAGAGCTATTTTAATGCGCCGGAAGAGATATCTTTGATGGACAAGTTGTACTTCGATGCGTACAGATTGGGAGAGATAACTGCCGATGTTACCTTGGTAGAGCCTATCATGCGAGATGCAGATATAGTTATGCTGGATGTCTCTGCAATAAAAAGTGCCGAATTGAGTTATAAGAACAACAGGAGCCCCAATGGTTTCGACGGTAGAGAGATCTGCGCGATAGCCAGGTATGCCGGTATCAGTAACCGAGTTAGTTCGTTTGGAGTATATGAACTAAAGGATTATAAGGACGCTGAGAGTGGTGCTATGCTGGTTGCACAGATACTGTGGTATTTTATTGAAGGAGTGAATTTCCGGATTGCTGACGAGGATTTTAGCAATGAGAATGAATATACCACATATAAAGTCCCTATCGACGACGATATTCTCGTGTTTAAAAAGAGCATAAAAACAGGAAGATGGTGGATAGAATTGCCATTTATTTCAAATGTTAATAATAAATTAAAAAGAAGAACGTTATTACCTTGCACTTATGGCGAATATTTAGGTGCGACAAATCAGGAAATTCCTGAAAGGTGGTTTAAAGCCCGCCGAAAGAATGAGGTATAATCCAACAAACTAAGTAAAACTGGGTTTAAGGGTTTTTTAAGAAAATTGTTGTTTTTTTAAAATTTTATAAATAGGTTTACGCCCTTGAATCTCGAAAATTTAACCTAAATACCTATGAAGAAGCTAATTGCATTAACTGCGATCATTGCCTTTTTATTCAGTTGTAACTCCGGTGATAGGGGTGAGCTCGTTGGAGCAAAAGGCAAGAAATGGTACCCTCAAAAACCTTACGGTATGACCCTTATCCCTGGTGGCTCTTTCATCATGGGTAAATCTGATGATGATTTTGTAGCGGTAAATGATGCACCAACCAAAACCGTAACTGTACGTTCATTCTATATGGACGAGACAGAGATTACCAATTCTGAGTACAGACAATTTGTTAATTGGGTTCGTGATTCCACGGTACGCCTAAAGTTGGCTATTTTGGCTGACGAGGTAGGTGCCACACCCGGTGATGGAGGAATAGGTGAATTTGCCTTTGTGGATCAGGAAAACGAAGAAATGACTCCCTACGAGCAGTATATGTATGATAACTACTACGGAATGGGAGAGGATTTCTACGCCGGAAGAAAGATCAATAATGACGTAGATCTGATCTGGGATACCAGTGAATATCCCGATGAATACTATTCGGAGGTAATGGATACTATGTATATTCCTGCCGAAGAGTCTTATAATGGACAGCGGACTATAGATGTTAGTAAACTGAAATTCCAATATACCTATATGGATATTCAGGCAGCTGCACGAGCTAAAGGAAAAAGCAGAAAAGATTTTATAAAGAAAGAAGAGATCCAGATCTATCCGGATACCACGGTATGGATCAAGGACTTTAATTACTCATATAATGAGCCTATGCACAATGATTATTTTTGGCATGAGGCTTATGGAGACTATCCTGTAGTAGGAGTTAACTGGAAGCAGGCGAAAGCTTTTTGTGCCTGGAGAACCCTATACAAGAACTCATATCAGAAATCCAGAAGACGTAATCACGTGAATTCGTTCCGTCTTCCGGGTGAAGCAGAATGGGAATACGCTGCACGAGGCGGTCTTGAATCTGCAACTTTCCCATGGGGAGGGCCTTATGCGAAAAATGACAGAGGATGTTTCTTAGCGAACTTTAAGCCTTTACGTGGTGACTATGCCGCAGACCAGGCTTTATATACTGTAGAAGCAGATGCTTATGAACCAAACGATTATAACCTGTACAATATGGCAGGTAACGTTTCGGAATGGGTGGCATCGTCTTACGATCCTGCTTCTTACAATTACACATCTACAATGAACCCCAATGTAAATGACGACGAGAACATGCGTAAAGTAGTACGCGGAGGTTCCTGGAAAGACGTTGCATACTTCTTACAGGTTAGTACCCGTGACTACGAATATGCAGATTCTGCTCGTAGTTATATCGGTTTCAGAACTGTACAGGACTATATGGGTACTGATGTGGTATTGAACCAAAACTTTGGAGACGCCCGATAATCGCGTCTTACTAAAAAGTCAAATCTTAACTTAACTTAACTTAATTAAACTATAGTATTATGGCACAATCAAAATCATCTAAAAAGTTATTTAACATGGCCTATGGCCTTGGAGCTTCTATCGTTATCCTGGGAGCCTTATTCAAAATCCTTCACTGGGAGCTAGGTCCCCTAAACGGTGGGTTGCTATTGGCGATCGGTCTTATTACCGAGGCGATTATTTTCGCAATCTCAGCCTTTGAGCCGGTAGAGGATGATTTAGACTGGTCTTTGGTATATCCTGAATTAGCAGGAGGCAAAGGCAAAGGAAAGAAAGAAGAGCCACAAGACGCTCAAGGTATGTTGTCTCAGAAATTAGACGAGATGCTTAAAGGTGCTAAGATCGATTCAGAATTAATGAGTAGTCTCGGAGACAGCATCCGTTCTTTTGAAGGTGCTGCCAAGAGTATGGCCCCAACTGCCGAAGCTATGAATTCTACTAAGAAGTATAGCGAAGAAATGGCATTAGCTGCCGCTCAAATGGAATCATTAAACAGTCTTTATAAAGTTCAGGTAGAATCTACCAGCCGTCAGGCAGAAGTGAACGAACGTGTTGTTGAGAATGCAGAACAACTGAAAGCTCAAATGGAGCATCTTGCTACTAACCTGTCTTCGTTAAACGGAGTATATGGAGGTATGCTATCTGCAATGGGAGGTAAAAACTAAGGTTTTCCAACCAATTTATTAATCTTAAACAGCATTAAAAATGGCACAAGGAAATTTATCCCCGCGGCAAAAGATGATTAACCTGATGTATCTGGTTTTCATCGCAATGCTTGCGCTGAATATGTCCAAGGAGGTATTATCTGCCTTCGGACTTCTTAATGAGAAAATTACCGACGCGAATGTTGCTGCCACAGAGCGTAACACGGCCTTCATGGAAAGCCTTGCTACAAAAGCTGCGGAGCAACCCGAACAATATGCAGAGGTAAAACTGAAAGCTGATAAAGTATCTGAGATTTCAGACGAACTAAATACCTATCTCGAGGAATTGAAAACCGAGATGATGGGAACATTGAAACCTGAAGATGCAGAAGATTACGAAGTACAGGATAAACCTGACTTCCTTGATCGCAGATTCTTTCAGGGTGATAAGTTAAAGGCGGAAGGGCAGGAATTTTTGGATAAGATCAACACGTACCGCACCGAAATGTTAGCAGTACTTGGAGACAGCTATCCTGATATTAAAAGCTCTATCGAATCTAATTTTAACACAGCTCCTGTTGAGCGCCGAGACGGCAAGAAGATCGATTGGTTAAATTATCACTACGAAGGATTCCCGATGGTTGCGTCTAAGACGAAACTAACATCTCTTCAAAATGACATCAAGGTTACCAAGAATGAACTATTGTCGAAAATGCTGGCCGGTCAACAAGCTACCGCCCTGTCGTTTACACAATACAACACCTTGTTAGAGCAATCTAAGTCTGCGTTTTATGCAGGTGAAAAGTTCGAAGGTGGAATTGTACTGGGACGTAAGGATCCAAATACAAAACCAAACCGAGTTGAACTTACACTTGATGGAAGACCGCTTACCGAAGATCAATATACTATCGAGAATGGTAAAGTGAAGCTGAATATCAATGCAGGTGCTGCCGGAGATCACAAGATCGAAGGGAACCTTATCTTCCTTCAGGATGGTAAAGAAGTTGAGATTCCTGTAAGCAGTAGTTTTGCAACCATTACAAAACCTAATTCGGCGGTTATTTCAGCCGATAAGATGAATGTTGTGTATCGTGGTGTTGAAAACCCGATGACTGTATCTATCCCAGGTATTCCAGATAATAAAGTTACCGCTTCAGGTTCTGGATTATCTAAAGTGTCTGGTAGTAAATATGTAATGCGTCCGGGTGGAGGTAGAGAAGTTGTTATCACTGCAAGTGGTACACTTCCCGATGGCCAAAGGATCAGTACACCAAGTACCTTCCGTATTAAAGACATTCCACGTCCAACAGGAACCATTCGTGGTGAGGACGGAAATGGTGGATGTGTACGTATGCAGCGTCAGGGTCTTGAGATCGCAAGTATTGGAGCTATTCTCCCAGACTTCGATTTCGATATCAACCTAAACGTTACAGGATTTAAATTCAAAGTATCCGGACAACCAACGGTTGTTGTTAATGGTCGTAAAATGAACGAGCAGGCCAAAGGAGCTCTTAGAAGAGCAAAACGTGGTGAAACAGTACAGATCTTTGATATTACTGCAAACATCGCTAACAACTCCGGATATAAGCTGAAGAAGATATCTCCGGTTTGTATCGAGTTAACGAACTAAGATTAAAATTTAGAATATGAGCTTTAAAAATGTTGTTTTATTTGGTTTAGGCCTTTTGTTCGGTACGTATACTGCCACGGCGCAGTTGAATGTACTGAATGCCAAAACACCTGAAGATATAGGTAAGAAGACAGAAGCGCAGATTGCCTATGATAATGATGAGCCATTGCCCTATGGTTACACCGATGAGCGTGATGTGTTATGGTCCAGGACTGTTTGGGAGATCATCGATCTTGATGAAAGAGTGAACTTCCCATTGTACTATCCAATCGACACGAACAACATTGGTGCCGAACGTAGATCATTGTACGATGTACTGGTAAAGAATATCAAGAATGGTAACATAGAAGATGTTTATTCAGATTCATATTTTACTGAAAAGCGAACCCTGAAAGATATCGAGGCATCACTAATTTATAGTGATACGACCGATGTTGGTATCGATCAGTACAATGCCGAAGGTAGAGTTGATGAAGAATACATTAGAAAGTTTACTCTTGATGCCGGTGATGTGGAAGAATGGAGAATTCGTGGAATCTGGTACCTTGACAAGCGTCAGGGAGAATTAAAATACAGATTACTGGGTATTTGTCCTGTTGCCAACGAAGCGCGATCTAAAGCTTTCCCCGATGACAATGTCGATAGTAAAGTTGAACTTTTCTGGGTATGGTTCCCTGCAGCACGTGAAGTGCTTCACAAAGCCAAAGCCTTTAACAGAAGGAATACTTCACAACCGATATCATTCGATCATTTGTTGAATTCGAGACGTTTTGGTGGTATTGTCTACAAAGAAGATAATGTTCAGGGAGACAGAGCCGTAAACGAATACATCAACGATAATGCATTGATGCAGTTATTGGAATCAGACAGAATTAAAGAACAAATCAGAAATATCGAGATTGATTTGTGGAACTATTAATAGTTTCAATATTATAGGTATTTTGACCCTCCCTAGCCTCGGCAAAGGAGGGTTTTTTCATTAAGAACAAATCCCGGATAGAACCTATCCATTATTTCTACGATCACCATTCAGGGAAGATTTCTTTTCGGTATCTTTAGTTTATCCAAAAAACAGAATTGAGACATCTAGATTATATCATTGTTGGATGCGGCATTGCAGGAATCGCCATTTGCGAGCGTCTTGAGGCCGATTCTAAAAGTTTTGTGGTATTCGATTCTGGTGTTTACAGTGCAACAAGTGTAGCGGGAGGAGTGGTAAATCCCATGGTGCTAAAACGATTAAACCCTGTATGGAAGGCTGCTCAATTCCTTAACACCGCCAGACCATTCTATGAAGGCCTTCAGAAAAAATTAAATACCAACATTCTGGCAGATCAACCATTACTTCGGATCTTTACCACAGCCGAAGAACAGAACGATTGGACAGTAGCCAGTGATTCGCCGGCCATGGAACAATTCCTGTTGCCAGAGATAATAAAAAATACCAATAATAACATATTTGCTCCCTTAGGCTATGGTGCAGTTCGGAACTCGTTTAGAATAGACACTACTTCCCTGCTGAAATCCTACAAGAATGATTTGCAAAGCAGTGGCAATTTGATAGGTGAGGAATTTGATTATAATGAGCTGAAAGAAACTAACGATGGATTCGTTTACAGGGATATAAGTACGAGGTATGTGATCTTTGCAGAAGGGTCGGCTGTGTTGAAGAATCCATGGTTTACACTGGATAGTATTATTCCGAAGAAAGGGGAATACCTGCTAATAAGATCGCGGGAATTGAAATGCACATCAACCCTAAAAGGTCCTTATTTTATGATCCCAACCGAAGACGACCTATACATGGTTGGCGCCACTTTCGCTCATGGGGATTTCAGTTACGACAAAACTGTTAAGGGACGGCAAACCCTCGAAGAAGCCATTCAAAAAATGGTAAAATGCCCGTATGAGGTCGTGGACCAAATCTGTGGAATGCGTCCAACAGTGAAAGATCGCAGACCATTAATAGGTTCGCTGAATACTAATGGAATTTATTTTCTGAATGGCCTTGGTACGCGTGGATTACTTATGGCGCCTCTATTATCCCAATGGTTGTATCAATTAATTGAGAACAACGCAGCCCTCCCCTCTGAAGTGGATATCAGGAGATTTTCGAATTAAACGCTTATTTCGCTTTTTCTGGGTCGTACTTAAAGAAGAAGTTGATCCATATATTCCTGGACAACCGAAGAATAACGGGTAAGAACACGATAAGGGTACCTGTTATCACAAAAAAGGAACTTAACCTTCCTAGGTTCAGAAAAAAATAGGAGATAATAAAGGCAGCTACCGCAAAGGCAACCCCTACAGCATAACTAACATACATGGCCCCGTAAAAGAAAGACGGTTCGATTTTAAATTTGGTGTGGCAGTGCGGGCAATTTTCATGCATTTTTAAGGTATCTGAAAGTAAATACGGATTTTTGGTTTTATACAGGTCGCCTTCGTGACAAACCGGACATTTTCCTTTTAAAATACTGTATAATTTGGTTCCTTTCATGCGTATTTTTTTGCTGAGCCAAAATTAAGCATCTTTGCACAATTCTTATGTTACAATTGTTACTAAAATGATCAATATCCATAATTTGTCGGTTAGCTTCCAGGGAGATTATCTCTTCGAAGGCATCACCTTTCAACTCACGCCCGGTGATAGGGTTGGAT includes the following:
- the porL gene encoding type IX secretion system motor protein PorL/GldL, translating into MAQSKSSKKLFNMAYGLGASIVILGALFKILHWELGPLNGGLLLAIGLITEAIIFAISAFEPVEDDLDWSLVYPELAGGKGKGKKEEPQDAQGMLSQKLDEMLKGAKIDSELMSSLGDSIRSFEGAAKSMAPTAEAMNSTKKYSEEMALAAAQMESLNSLYKVQVESTSRQAEVNERVVENAEQLKAQMEHLATNLSSLNGVYGGMLSAMGGKN
- a CDS encoding NAD(P)/FAD-dependent oxidoreductase; this encodes MRHLDYIIVGCGIAGIAICERLEADSKSFVVFDSGVYSATSVAGGVVNPMVLKRLNPVWKAAQFLNTARPFYEGLQKKLNTNILADQPLLRIFTTAEEQNDWTVASDSPAMEQFLLPEIIKNTNNNIFAPLGYGAVRNSFRIDTTSLLKSYKNDLQSSGNLIGEEFDYNELKETNDGFVYRDISTRYVIFAEGSAVLKNPWFTLDSIIPKKGEYLLIRSRELKCTSTLKGPYFMIPTEDDLYMVGATFAHGDFSYDKTVKGRQTLEEAIQKMVKCPYEVVDQICGMRPTVKDRRPLIGSLNTNGIYFLNGLGTRGLLMAPLLSQWLYQLIENNAALPSEVDIRRFSN
- the porM gene encoding type IX secretion system motor protein PorM/GldM; the encoded protein is MAQGNLSPRQKMINLMYLVFIAMLALNMSKEVLSAFGLLNEKITDANVAATERNTAFMESLATKAAEQPEQYAEVKLKADKVSEISDELNTYLEELKTEMMGTLKPEDAEDYEVQDKPDFLDRRFFQGDKLKAEGQEFLDKINTYRTEMLAVLGDSYPDIKSSIESNFNTAPVERRDGKKIDWLNYHYEGFPMVASKTKLTSLQNDIKVTKNELLSKMLAGQQATALSFTQYNTLLEQSKSAFYAGEKFEGGIVLGRKDPNTKPNRVELTLDGRPLTEDQYTIENGKVKLNINAGAAGDHKIEGNLIFLQDGKEVEIPVSSSFATITKPNSAVISADKMNVVYRGVENPMTVSIPGIPDNKVTASGSGLSKVSGSKYVMRPGGGREVVITASGTLPDGQRISTPSTFRIKDIPRPTGTIRGEDGNGGCVRMQRQGLEIASIGAILPDFDFDINLNVTGFKFKVSGQPTVVVNGRKMNEQAKGALRRAKRGETVQIFDITANIANNSGYKLKKISPVCIELTN
- the porK gene encoding T9SS ring complex lipoprotein PorK/GldK; the protein is MKKLIALTAIIAFLFSCNSGDRGELVGAKGKKWYPQKPYGMTLIPGGSFIMGKSDDDFVAVNDAPTKTVTVRSFYMDETEITNSEYRQFVNWVRDSTVRLKLAILADEVGATPGDGGIGEFAFVDQENEEMTPYEQYMYDNYYGMGEDFYAGRKINNDVDLIWDTSEYPDEYYSEVMDTMYIPAEESYNGQRTIDVSKLKFQYTYMDIQAAARAKGKSRKDFIKKEEIQIYPDTTVWIKDFNYSYNEPMHNDYFWHEAYGDYPVVGVNWKQAKAFCAWRTLYKNSYQKSRRRNHVNSFRLPGEAEWEYAARGGLESATFPWGGPYAKNDRGCFLANFKPLRGDYAADQALYTVEADAYEPNDYNLYNMAGNVSEWVASSYDPASYNYTSTMNPNVNDDENMRKVVRGGSWKDVAYFLQVSTRDYEYADSARSYIGFRTVQDYMGTDVVLNQNFGDAR
- the topA gene encoding type I DNA topoisomerase, yielding MAKNLVIVESPAKAKTIEKFLGKDFKVASSFGHIADLPSKELGVDVDGDFTPKYIVSPDKKSLVKDLKAMAKKADTVWLASDEDREGEAIAWHLAEELDLNDENTRRIVFHEITKSAILKAIENPRKIDYNLVNAQQARRVLDRLVGYELSPVLWRKVKGGLSAGRVQSVAVRLIVEREREIESFQPVASFRIDAEFITSEGNKFKAKLPKNFDTEAEAREFLRKNIEATYSVADLTKKPAKKSPAPPFTTSTLQQEAARKLYFSVGKTMTIAQRLYEAGLITYMRTDSVNLSNEARNAAKKAIEETFGNEYSHPRNYKGKAKGAQEAHEAIRPTDMGRPSISGDRDQERLYDLIWKRTIASQMSDAKLERTNVKIGVHASEVVEEQFAANGEMIKFDGFLKVYLEGTDFEDEEQDGMLPKLVIGDALTNNYITATQRYTRPAYRYTEASLVKQLEELGIGRPSTYAPTISTIISRNYVEKGTVEGVERKYIQLTLEDSQVEAKTLTETVGSDKGKLVPTDIGMIVNDFLVDHFGDILDYNFTAKVEEDFDDIAEGKEEWTSMMKDFYAKFHPHVEDVQENADRESGERILGDDPETGKPVLVRLGKFGPMAQIGAPDDEDKKFASLRPDQQLHLVTFEEVMDLFKLPKTLGVYDGEEIEVNNGRYGPYVRFGKKFISLPKGMDPLDVTMDEAKRMIEEKKKADAPIYMYEGLPVQKGKGRFGPFIKWNNMFINVNKKYDFDDLSEADIIELIEDKKQKEIDKLINEWPDEGIRIEKARWGRFNLIKGKTKVELPKSTKAEKITLDEAKDLLDKKSPKKKTTRKKKTTTKKK
- a CDS encoding DUF983 domain-containing protein yields the protein MRMKGTKLYSILKGKCPVCHEGDLYKTKNPYLLSDTLKMHENCPHCHTKFKIEPSFFYGAMYVSYAVGVAFAVAAFIISYFFLNLGRLSSFFVITGTLIVFLPVILRLSRNIWINFFFKYDPEKAK
- the porN gene encoding type IX secretion system ring subunit PorN/GldN; its protein translation is MSFKNVVLFGLGLLFGTYTATAQLNVLNAKTPEDIGKKTEAQIAYDNDEPLPYGYTDERDVLWSRTVWEIIDLDERVNFPLYYPIDTNNIGAERRSLYDVLVKNIKNGNIEDVYSDSYFTEKRTLKDIEASLIYSDTTDVGIDQYNAEGRVDEEYIRKFTLDAGDVEEWRIRGIWYLDKRQGELKYRLLGICPVANEARSKAFPDDNVDSKVELFWVWFPAAREVLHKAKAFNRRNTSQPISFDHLLNSRRFGGIVYKEDNVQGDRAVNEYINDNALMQLLESDRIKEQIRNIEIDLWNY
- a CDS encoding formimidoylglutamase, with product MIEFLSPVSKQVLAHREILPEGVLGKQIKIHSKEGSLPAMDKAGFALLGVLENRNDVDYIGTEVDLDAFRKSLYALYPGNWNREIVDLGDIKKGDTVEDTYFAVRTVVEALLKNKIIPIILGGSQDCAYAQYRAYDNSGSMVNMVNVDSNFDLGDAEKPISNKSYVGKIIVDKPYNLFNYSALGYQSYFNAPEEISLMDKLYFDAYRLGEITADVTLVEPIMRDADIVMLDVSAIKSAELSYKNNRSPNGFDGREICAIARYAGISNRVSSFGVYELKDYKDAESGAMLVAQILWYFIEGVNFRIADEDFSNENEYTTYKVPIDDDILVFKKSIKTGRWWIELPFISNVNNKLKRRTLLPCTYGEYLGATNQEIPERWFKARRKNEV